The Geoalkalibacter sp. genome includes the window CATCCTGCCTCCCTGGTCGATGGCCGCGCTCCCGGTAGAAAGCCCTTATGCACCGGCGGCGGCGGGCTGGCTGCTGACTCTGATGCGGCTGCTCGGCTCGGCGCTGGTGATCGCCGTCATCGAGGAGTTCTTCTGGCGCGGCTTTCTCTACCGCTGGCTGGTGGAGCGCGACTTTCTGCGCGTCGACCCGGCCCGCTACCTGCCCTGGGCCTTTTGGCTCACCGTCCTGCTGTTCGGCCTGGAGCACGATCGCTGGCTGGTCGGCATGGCGGCCGGAGCAGCCTACGGCTGGCTCTACCTGCGCACCCGCGACCTCTGGGCGCCCATCCTTGCCCATGTCTGCACCAACCTGCTGCTGGGCCTTTACGTTCTGGGCGCTGGAGCCTGGCAATTCTGGTGAGGAATGAAGCCCTGCGGCGCACGCCCGCCGCAAGGTGGCAAAACGTTTACGCCGAATGGATTTTTTTCGATTTTTCCCCAACTTTACCCCTCTGCCCCCTTGCTCTGCACGGCAGCGATGTGATTAAATCCTAAATTTGAAGCGGGTCGGAATGAACCGACCGAAAACCAGATCGATCCGGCCATCCGCCATGGCCTCGGTGGTCGATCCCTTCCCCCTCTCCGAGTATTATGGACAGACTGAAAAAACTGCTGGCCGCCCTCCTGGTTTCGCTCCTGCTGTTTCCCGGCTCCGTCGCCGCCCTGACCAACCCGGGCGACGATTTCGACCTCAACCGCTCGCGCCTGCTGAGTTTCGTCCTGCGCCAGCAGCTGGTGTCCCATCATTACAGCCACAAGGCCCTCGACGACGAACTGTCCCTGGCCGCCTTCGATCTCTATCTCAAGCAGCTCGATTTTCAGAAACGCTTTCTGCTCAAGGAGGACGTGACGCGTCTGCGCTCCTTTGAGCGAAGAATCGATGACGAGATCAGCACCAGCCGCATCGAGCTGCCCCTGATCGCCGCCGAGCTCATGGACAAGCGGGTGCGCCAGGTCCAGAAAATGGTTCCCGAGATCCTCGCCGCCGGCTTTGATTTCACCCTCGACGAAACCATCGAGACCGATCCGGACAAGCTTTCGTTCTGCAAGAACGCCAAGGAGCTTGAGGAGCGCTGGCGCAAGATTCTCAAGCTGCAGGTGATCAACCGCCTGCTCGCCCTGGAGGAGGACGAACAGACCAAGCCCGAGGGGGAGGAGCGCCGCGACGCGCAAGCCCTGCTGCAGGCCGCCGTCGAGCGGGTCGCCGCCAACCAGGAGCACCTGTTCGCGCGCATGCTCGAAGAGACCCGTCAGGAGCACATCGATCGCTATTTCAACGCCGTGGCGCGGGCCTTCGACCCGCACTCCAACTACCTGCCGCCGACCTCCAAGGAGGATTTCGACATCAGCATGCGCGGCTCGCTGGAAGGCATCGGCGCGACCCTGCGCGAGGATGAGGGCTTCATCAAGGTGGTGCGCATCATTCCCGGCAGCGCCGCCTACCGCCAGGGCCAGCTCGAGGCCGAGGACACCATTCTCGCCGTGGCCGAAGGCGCCGGAGAACCGGTGGACATCGTCGATCGGCGCCTGCGCGACGCGGTGAGCCTGATTCGGGGCAAAAAGGGCACCGAAGTGCGCCTCACCGTGCGCAAACCCGACGGGCGGCGCCTGATCATCCCCATCATCCGCGACGTGGTGCAGATCGAGGAAACCTTCGTGCGCTCGGCGGTGCTGCCCGCCACGGCGGAAGGCGAGCGCATCGGCTACATCAAGATTCCCACCTTCTATCGCGATTTCGAGGGCGGACGCCAGGGCGGCGGCCGCAACTCCACGGACGACATGCGCCAGGAACTCGAGCGCCTCAACGCCGAGGGCATCACCGGGCTGATCCTCGATCTGCGCAACAACGGCGGCGGCGCCCTCACCGATGCCGTCTCCATCGCCGGACTCTTCATCGAGCAGGGGCCCATCGTGCAGATCCGCGGCGGCGACGGCCGCATGGAAACCCTCGCCGATCAAAGCCGCGACCTCGTCTACTCAGGCCCGCTGGTGGTGCTGGTCAACAAATTCAGCGCCTCGGCGTCGGAAATTCTCGCCGGCGCCCTG containing:
- a CDS encoding CAAX prenyl protease-related protein, producing MTADTSAARRALFDHIAPFVAWLLLMELLPRTAWAYALRGTLCLGLLLWCRPWRHYPRPNPRHMPLALALGALVCLVWILPELPFWQNWPAFEQFYRQYGILPPWSMAALPVESPYAPAAAGWLLTLMRLLGSALVIAVIEEFFWRGFLYRWLVERDFLRVDPARYLPWAFWLTVLLFGLEHDRWLVGMAAGAAYGWLYLRTRDLWAPILAHVCTNLLLGLYVLGAGAWQFW
- a CDS encoding carboxy terminal-processing peptidase codes for the protein MDRLKKLLAALLVSLLLFPGSVAALTNPGDDFDLNRSRLLSFVLRQQLVSHHYSHKALDDELSLAAFDLYLKQLDFQKRFLLKEDVTRLRSFERRIDDEISTSRIELPLIAAELMDKRVRQVQKMVPEILAAGFDFTLDETIETDPDKLSFCKNAKELEERWRKILKLQVINRLLALEEDEQTKPEGEERRDAQALLQAAVERVAANQEHLFARMLEETRQEHIDRYFNAVARAFDPHSNYLPPTSKEDFDISMRGSLEGIGATLREDEGFIKVVRIIPGSAAYRQGQLEAEDTILAVAEGAGEPVDIVDRRLRDAVSLIRGKKGTEVRLTVRKPDGRRLIIPIIRDVVQIEETFVRSAVLPATAEGERIGYIKIPTFYRDFEGGRQGGGRNSTDDMRQELERLNAEGITGLILDLRNNGGGALTDAVSIAGLFIEQGPIVQIRGGDGRMETLADQSRDLVYSGPLVVLVNKFSASASEILAGALQDYGRALVIGSEYTHGKGTVQAVIDLDRSLPFPNMDKYRPLGAMKVTIQKFYRVSGESTQYRGVVPDIILPDRLRHIQSGEQYLDYSLPWDRVEATSFSPWPAPPPVEELRRRSQERTAHNEDFTAIQAESARARERMERTALPLNLDQARRERAELLQTRGDAAGHDFAMGTEESLDKGLSEEQRLENWISKAAQDPYVGEARAILQDLQTLAEPAATAGGQAPTSPLPN